A single Bosea sp. PAMC 26642 DNA region contains:
- a CDS encoding L,D-transpeptidase family protein gives MAFKQLALVAFVSLSLGACEEDRYRGSARHNIPIPSATYALMSEKGMNKDQPILIRSYKKESELEVWKRKANGQYALLKTYPMCRWSGQLGPKVREGDRMAPEGFYAITPAQMNPNSSYYVSFNMGYPNAYDRAHNRTGAHLMVHGACSSAGCYSMTDDQIGEIYALVREAQNGGQKAMQMQALPFRMTPENLAKHRLDSNIAFWKNLKEGTDYFDVTGDEPAVAVSGGRYAFNSGGADSSVIQAVQQKRQQDEIQVAALVAKGTPAVKLLYDDGDSHSSFKQALLSGGSDSLNRTATWASRDVGVSRPDAISVGPRVVVLDDSGKAKTTVRADSADNDAVLAAVAAAAAEPKAEPVKAAAPAASAATQMAKVLPGAAQPAPVASSAAAAPVAVAQDERPFYQRALGFVPLIGGSVPKEPVQSAPIASVGPSAPANVRAPLPPRRADSLRTTRLDERAAAFASQPAAR, from the coding sequence GTGGCATTCAAGCAACTCGCGCTCGTGGCTTTTGTTTCATTGTCCCTGGGCGCCTGCGAGGAAGACCGCTATCGCGGTTCTGCCCGCCACAACATCCCGATCCCGTCGGCGACCTACGCGCTGATGTCCGAGAAGGGCATGAACAAGGATCAGCCGATCCTGATCCGCTCCTACAAGAAGGAATCGGAGCTCGAGGTCTGGAAGCGCAAGGCGAACGGCCAGTACGCGCTGCTCAAGACCTATCCCATGTGCCGCTGGTCGGGTCAGCTCGGCCCGAAGGTCCGCGAGGGCGACCGGATGGCTCCCGAGGGCTTCTACGCCATCACGCCGGCGCAGATGAACCCCAACTCCTCCTATTACGTCTCCTTCAACATGGGCTATCCCAACGCCTATGACCGGGCCCATAACCGCACCGGCGCGCATCTGATGGTTCACGGCGCGTGTTCCTCGGCCGGCTGCTATTCGATGACGGACGACCAGATCGGCGAAATCTATGCGCTGGTCCGCGAGGCGCAGAACGGTGGCCAGAAGGCCATGCAGATGCAGGCGTTGCCGTTCCGGATGACGCCGGAAAATCTCGCCAAGCACCGGCTCGATTCCAACATCGCCTTCTGGAAGAATCTGAAGGAAGGCACTGATTATTTCGACGTGACCGGGGACGAGCCTGCGGTCGCTGTCTCGGGTGGGCGCTACGCCTTCAATAGCGGCGGCGCCGATTCGTCCGTTATCCAGGCCGTGCAGCAGAAGCGCCAGCAGGACGAGATCCAGGTCGCCGCGCTGGTCGCCAAGGGCACGCCCGCCGTCAAGCTGCTCTATGACGACGGCGACAGCCATAGCTCCTTCAAGCAGGCACTGCTCTCCGGCGGCTCGGATTCGCTGAACCGGACAGCGACCTGGGCCTCGCGCGATGTCGGCGTGAGCCGGCCGGATGCGATCTCGGTCGGTCCGCGCGTGGTAGTGCTCGACGACAGCGGCAAGGCGAAGACAACCGTTCGTGCCGATTCGGCCGATAACGACGCCGTGCTTGCAGCGGTCGCGGCTGCTGCCGCAGAGCCGAAGGCGGAGCCGGTCAAGGCTGCTGCACCTGCGGCGTCGGCCGCGACGCAGATGGCCAAGGTCCTTCCCGGCGCCGCTCAGCCTGCTCCAGTCGCTTCCAGCGCCGCTGCTGCGCCAGTCGCGGTCGCGCAGGACGAGCGGCCGTTCTACCAGCGGGCTCTTGGCTTCGTGCCGCTGATCGGCGGTTCTGTTCCGAAGGAGCCGGTCCAGTCGGCACCGATCGCCTCCGTCGGGCCGTCCGCGCCCGCCAATGTGCGCGCTCCGCTGCCGCCGCGTCGTGCCGACAGCTTGCGCACCACGCGTCTCGACGAACGCGCTGCGGCCTTCGCGAGCCAGCCAGCCGCCCGTTGA
- a CDS encoding acetyl-CoA carboxylase carboxyltransferase subunit alpha, which produces MRSYLDFEKPVAELEAKADELRALEAKGEGYSLSEEIGKLDAKASQALKDLYAQLTPWQKTLVARHPQRPHFKDYCAALIDEFTPMAGDRAFGEDEAIVGGFGRFRGEPVCVIGQEKGSTTETRIRHNFGMAKPEGYRKAVRLMELADRFGLPVLSFVDTAGAYPGIEAEERGQAEAIARSTDACLGLRTPSVALVIGEGGSGGAIAIAAASRVMMLEHAIYSVISPEGAASILWRDTARAQDAATGMKITAQDLLKFGVIDRIVTEPMGGAHRDPDAAIGRASDAIASALSDFAGVEPEAIVARRAEKFLAIGRNL; this is translated from the coding sequence ATGCGTAGCTACCTTGATTTCGAGAAGCCCGTTGCCGAACTCGAGGCGAAGGCCGACGAACTGCGCGCCCTGGAAGCGAAGGGCGAGGGCTATTCGCTGTCGGAGGAGATCGGCAAGCTCGACGCCAAGGCCAGCCAGGCGCTGAAGGATCTCTATGCCCAGCTTACGCCCTGGCAGAAGACTTTGGTCGCGCGCCATCCGCAGCGGCCGCATTTCAAGGACTACTGCGCCGCGCTGATCGACGAATTCACGCCGATGGCCGGCGACCGTGCCTTCGGGGAGGACGAGGCCATCGTCGGCGGCTTCGGGCGTTTTCGCGGTGAGCCCGTCTGCGTCATCGGCCAGGAGAAGGGCTCGACGACCGAGACCCGCATCCGGCACAATTTCGGCATGGCCAAGCCCGAAGGCTACCGCAAGGCGGTCCGCCTGATGGAACTGGCCGATCGATTCGGCCTGCCTGTGCTGAGCTTCGTCGATACTGCAGGCGCCTATCCCGGCATCGAGGCCGAGGAACGCGGCCAGGCGGAGGCGATCGCGCGCTCGACCGATGCATGCCTTGGCCTGCGCACGCCGAGCGTGGCGCTGGTGATCGGCGAGGGCGGCTCCGGCGGCGCGATCGCGATCGCCGCTGCCAGCCGCGTGATGATGCTGGAACACGCGATCTATTCGGTGATCTCACCCGAAGGCGCGGCCTCGATCCTCTGGCGCGACACGGCCCGGGCGCAGGACGCCGCCACCGGCATGAAGATCACGGCGCAGGATCTGCTGAAATTCGGCGTCATCGACCGGATCGTGACCGAGCCGATGGGTGGCGCGCATCGCGATCCCGATGCTGCGATCGGGCGCGCAAGCGACGCCATTGCGTCGGCGCTTTCGGATTTCGCAGGCGTGGAGCCCGAGGCCATCGTCGCGCGCAGAGCGGAGAAATTCCTGGCGATCGGACGCAATCTGTGA
- a CDS encoding class I SAM-dependent methyltransferase, protein MALDVVDLRAFYASPLGHVARRFVGGAMLRFWPDCERQRVLGVGFSSPYLSVLGVGAERVLAFMPAAQGVVHWPSEGPSASALVEPTLLPLPTASIDRVVLVHALEETESPDDLLEEVSRVLSPGGRMLLVVPNRGGLWARMDGTPFGHGRPFSRSQLEALMRAAEFSPEHWAEALYVPPLRRRLFMRSAPAWERIGAGLSLPFAGVHVIDATKQFYRRVPLRATRRSFAFRPILLPQPTPAPRLRDQPDAGSSG, encoded by the coding sequence ATGGCTCTCGATGTCGTCGATCTGCGTGCCTTCTATGCCAGCCCGCTCGGCCATGTGGCACGGCGGTTCGTCGGCGGCGCGATGCTGCGCTTCTGGCCCGATTGCGAGCGTCAGCGCGTTCTCGGAGTGGGCTTCTCGTCGCCTTATCTGTCCGTGCTCGGCGTCGGAGCCGAGCGCGTGCTCGCCTTTATGCCCGCCGCGCAGGGCGTGGTGCACTGGCCATCGGAGGGACCGTCGGCCTCGGCGCTGGTCGAGCCGACGCTGCTGCCCCTACCCACGGCCTCGATCGACCGGGTCGTCCTCGTGCACGCGCTGGAGGAGACCGAGAGCCCCGACGATCTGCTGGAGGAGGTCTCGCGGGTGCTGAGCCCCGGCGGCCGGATGCTGCTCGTCGTCCCCAATCGCGGTGGTTTGTGGGCGCGGATGGATGGTACGCCCTTCGGCCATGGCCGTCCGTTCAGCCGCTCGCAGTTGGAAGCGCTGATGCGCGCGGCCGAGTTTTCGCCGGAGCACTGGGCCGAGGCACTTTATGTGCCGCCGCTTCGGCGCAGGCTGTTCATGCGCTCGGCGCCCGCCTGGGAGCGGATCGGTGCGGGGCTGTCGCTGCCTTTCGCCGGTGTCCATGTCATCGACGCCACCAAGCAGTTCTACCGGCGGGTGCCGTTGCGGGCGACGCGGCGCAGTTTCGCCTTCCGGCCGATTCTGCTGCCACAGCCGACGCCGGCTCCGCGGCTGAGGGACCAACCCGATGCCGGCTCCTCGGGTTGA
- the gloB gene encoding hydroxyacylglutathione hydrolase, whose protein sequence is MPIDIQIFRTLSDNAGALIYDPATEACAAVDVPDAGPVLAAAKAKGWTISDIIVTHAHFDHTQGVDELKQATGANVCGPADAQDSAPIDRIVAEGDKVGFGSFDFDVWHTPGHADGHLTFVSEQGKLALVGDVVFVMGCGRVQPGQMQAMWASLSRIMMLPDDLRLIAGHDYTLANARFAIAMDPANTALSARLAQAEAAKAEGHFWALTSVGEEKATNPFFRAGEGPLAAAVGLVGAPAGEVFAALREAKNTF, encoded by the coding sequence ATGCCCATCGACATCCAGATCTTCCGCACGCTCAGCGATAATGCCGGCGCGCTGATCTACGACCCGGCGACGGAAGCCTGCGCGGCGGTCGATGTTCCCGATGCCGGTCCCGTCCTGGCCGCGGCCAAAGCCAAGGGCTGGACGATCAGCGACATTATCGTCACCCATGCGCATTTCGACCACACCCAGGGCGTCGACGAACTCAAACAGGCGACCGGCGCAAACGTCTGCGGCCCAGCAGATGCGCAGGATTCGGCCCCGATCGATCGCATCGTCGCCGAAGGCGACAAGGTCGGGTTCGGCAGCTTCGATTTCGACGTCTGGCATACGCCCGGCCACGCCGATGGCCACCTCACCTTCGTCAGCGAGCAGGGCAAGCTCGCCCTCGTCGGCGACGTCGTCTTCGTCATGGGTTGCGGCCGTGTCCAGCCGGGCCAGATGCAGGCGATGTGGGCCTCGCTCAGCCGTATCATGATGCTGCCCGACGATCTCCGCCTGATCGCCGGTCACGACTACACGCTGGCCAATGCCCGCTTCGCCATCGCGATGGACCCGGCCAACACTGCCCTCTCGGCGCGGCTGGCCCAAGCCGAGGCAGCCAAGGCGGAGGGCCACTTCTGGGCCCTGACGTCGGTCGGTGAGGAGAAGGCGACGAACCCGTTCTTCCGCGCCGGAGAAGGCCCGCTGGCGGCAGCCGTCGGCCTCGTCGGCGCGCCGGCCGGAGAGGTCTTCGCGGCCCTGCGCGAAGCCAAGAACACGTTCTGA
- a CDS encoding cupin domain-containing protein, which translates to MTSSLDGLSAAEVIGLLELKPHPEGGHYRETFRDEAGPEGRGFSTAIYYLLDTGETSEWHRVDAAEIWHHYAGAPLVISVSPNGHDASAHHLGTDLRTGQRPQFVVPAGWWQSATSLGAWTLVGCTVAPGFAFSGFEMAPPGWRPTPRKTTTLKSGGTP; encoded by the coding sequence ATGACATCGTCCCTGGACGGCCTGAGCGCAGCCGAGGTGATCGGTCTGCTCGAACTCAAGCCGCACCCCGAAGGCGGCCATTATCGCGAGACCTTCCGCGACGAGGCCGGCCCGGAAGGGCGCGGTTTCTCCACTGCGATCTACTATCTGCTCGATACCGGCGAGACGTCGGAATGGCACCGGGTCGATGCCGCCGAGATCTGGCATCACTATGCGGGCGCCCCGCTCGTCATCAGCGTCTCGCCCAACGGCCACGACGCCTCGGCGCATCATCTCGGCACCGACCTGCGGACCGGCCAGCGCCCGCAATTCGTGGTGCCGGCCGGCTGGTGGCAGAGCGCGACTTCGCTCGGCGCCTGGACGCTGGTCGGGTGCACGGTTGCGCCGGGCTTTGCCTTTTCGGGTTTCGAGATGGCGCCGCCGGGCTGGCGCCCGACGCCGCGCAAGACGACGACGCTGAAGAGCGGAGGCACGCCATGA
- a CDS encoding GNAT family N-acetyltransferase has product MTASGQPDDSTLVLACERRIVNAWPAPATLLIGDWVVRFASGYSGRANSASPIAAGAEMDDDTLALIEELYRADGLQPCIRLTPLVGAETRARVLARGFTIKDASFGMIAALDGIEPTIEPEIEIEAGPSADWIAGVAANQTGVKTHAGNLAAIVEKIRLPAAFATLLVAGEPIAYGMSVAERGMAEIGGIVVGADHRGQGFGRRIVSGLMAWARAMEAQSAYLQVEQTNTPAISLYESLGFRRLYAYETRILD; this is encoded by the coding sequence ATGACGGCGTCTGGACAACCCGATGATTCAACTCTGGTGCTCGCCTGCGAACGGCGCATCGTCAACGCCTGGCCCGCACCCGCGACGCTGCTGATCGGCGACTGGGTCGTGCGCTTCGCCAGCGGCTATTCCGGCCGGGCGAACTCCGCCTCGCCGATCGCCGCCGGCGCGGAAATGGACGACGACACGCTCGCGCTGATCGAGGAGCTTTATCGGGCCGACGGCTTGCAGCCGTGTATCCGGCTAACCCCGCTGGTGGGAGCCGAAACACGCGCGCGCGTCCTCGCGCGGGGCTTCACGATAAAGGATGCCTCGTTCGGCATGATCGCCGCCCTCGACGGCATCGAGCCCACGATCGAGCCCGAAATCGAGATCGAGGCCGGCCCGAGTGCCGACTGGATTGCCGGCGTCGCCGCCAACCAGACCGGCGTCAAGACGCATGCCGGCAATCTGGCGGCGATCGTCGAGAAGATCCGTCTGCCGGCCGCCTTCGCGACACTCCTCGTGGCCGGTGAGCCGATCGCCTACGGCATGAGCGTCGCCGAACGCGGCATGGCCGAGATCGGCGGAATCGTCGTCGGTGCAGACCATCGCGGCCAGGGTTTTGGCCGGCGCATCGTGTCGGGCCTGATGGCATGGGCGAGGGCGATGGAAGCGCAGAGCGCGTATCTGCAGGTCGAACAGACCAATACGCCTGCGATCAGCCTCTATGAAAGCCTCGGCTTCCGCCGGCTCTACGCCTACGAGACGCGCATTCTCGATTGA
- a CDS encoding potassium transporter Kup codes for MGHDNPNPPTSRPEDSRFGLDDGHGRSGHGHSTNSYAALALGALGVVYGDIGTSPLYALRETVLAATAAHGGLGTAVAGAPVPRDIVIGVLSLILWSLVIVVTLKYVLLLMRADNNGEGGILTLVALAQRGLGRARGGVVLFLGMAGAALFYGDAVITPAISVLSAVEGIKLVTPLLNDYVVTIASVILIGLFLVQSGGTERVANFFGPITLVWFLVLAGLGIYHIADDIGVLASVNPYYCLRFFLDHPTVSLAVLGSVCLAVTGAEALYADMGHFGRGPIRSAWIWVVFPSLWLNYLGQGALILSDPTAIDNPFYKLAPDFLILPLVILATIATIIASQAVITGAFSLTRQAVQLGLLPRLEIRHTSEHTSGQIYIPRINWLLLLIVLLLVWSFRSSSNLSHAYGIAVFGTMVVSSLLAFIVIRRVWGWSLLATVALILPFLIIDIAFFAANMLKLFSGGYMPVLLAIALVMLMWTWVRGTKILFDKTRKTDVPLLELVGMLSKSPPVRVKGMAVFLTSDPETAPASLLHNLKHNKVLHERNVVLTVRSTDTPRIAEEERVRLSRITDDFWRVDLVYGYMESPNVPKGLAILRKQGFKFDIMSTSFFLSRRSIKASPQSGMPVWQDNLYISLTKSATDATSFFQIPTGRVVEVGTQVTV; via the coding sequence ATGGGGCATGACAACCCGAATCCGCCGACCTCGCGGCCGGAGGATTCTCGGTTCGGCCTCGATGACGGCCATGGCCGTTCCGGGCACGGCCACTCGACCAACAGCTACGCCGCGCTGGCGCTCGGGGCGCTGGGCGTCGTCTATGGCGACATCGGCACGAGCCCGCTCTATGCGCTGCGCGAGACCGTGCTGGCGGCGACAGCCGCTCATGGCGGGCTGGGCACCGCGGTCGCCGGCGCGCCGGTGCCGCGCGACATCGTCATCGGCGTGCTGTCGCTGATCCTGTGGTCGCTCGTCATCGTCGTCACGCTGAAATATGTCCTGCTGCTGATGCGGGCCGACAATAATGGCGAAGGCGGCATCCTGACGCTGGTCGCGCTGGCCCAGCGCGGGCTCGGGCGGGCGCGCGGCGGCGTTGTATTGTTCCTCGGCATGGCCGGTGCGGCGCTGTTTTATGGCGACGCGGTGATCACTCCGGCGATCTCGGTGCTGTCGGCCGTCGAGGGCATCAAGCTGGTCACGCCGCTGCTGAACGACTATGTCGTCACCATCGCGTCCGTCATCCTGATCGGCCTGTTCCTGGTCCAGAGCGGCGGCACCGAGAGGGTCGCGAATTTCTTCGGTCCGATCACGTTGGTCTGGTTCTTGGTGCTGGCCGGGCTCGGTATCTACCATATCGCCGATGACATCGGCGTCCTGGCCTCGGTCAACCCGTACTACTGCCTGCGCTTCTTCCTTGACCACCCGACGGTGTCGCTGGCCGTACTCGGCTCGGTCTGCCTGGCGGTGACCGGCGCCGAGGCGCTTTATGCCGATATGGGCCATTTCGGCCGCGGTCCGATCCGAAGCGCCTGGATCTGGGTGGTCTTCCCCTCGCTATGGCTGAACTATCTCGGCCAGGGTGCGCTGATCCTCTCGGATCCGACCGCCATCGACAATCCGTTCTACAAGCTCGCCCCGGACTTCCTGATCCTGCCGCTGGTCATTCTGGCAACGATCGCCACCATCATCGCGAGCCAGGCGGTGATCACCGGCGCCTTCTCGCTGACGCGGCAGGCGGTCCAGCTCGGCCTGCTGCCGCGGCTCGAAATCCGCCACACCTCGGAGCATACCTCCGGCCAGATCTACATACCCCGCATCAACTGGCTGCTGCTGCTGATCGTGCTGCTCTTGGTCTGGTCCTTCCGCTCCTCCTCCAATCTCTCGCATGCCTATGGCATCGCGGTCTTCGGCACGATGGTGGTGAGTTCGCTGCTCGCCTTCATCGTGATCCGCCGCGTCTGGGGCTGGAGTCTGCTCGCGACGGTCGCCCTGATCCTGCCCTTCCTGATCATCGATATCGCCTTCTTCGCCGCCAACATGCTGAAGCTGTTCAGCGGCGGCTACATGCCGGTGCTGCTGGCGATCGCCTTGGTCATGCTGATGTGGACCTGGGTGCGCGGCACCAAGATCCTGTTCGACAAGACGCGCAAGACCGACGTGCCGCTGCTCGAACTCGTCGGCATGCTCTCCAAGAGCCCCCCCGTCCGGGTCAAGGGTATGGCCGTCTTCCTGACGAGCGACCCCGAGACGGCCCCGGCCTCGCTGCTGCACAACCTGAAGCACAACAAGGTGCTGCACGAGCGCAACGTCGTCCTGACCGTGCGCTCCACCGACACGCCCCGCATCGCCGAGGAGGAGCGCGTGCGCCTCTCGCGTATCACCGACGACTTCTGGCGGGTCGATCTGGTCTATGGCTACATGGAGAGCCCCAACGTGCCCAAGGGGCTCGCGATCCTGCGCAAGCAGGGCTTCAAGTTCGACATCATGTCGACCTCGTTCTTCCTCTCGCGCCGCTCGATCAAGGCCTCGCCGCAATCGGGCATGCCGGTCTGGCAGGACAATCTCTACATCTCGCTGACCAAGAGCGCGACGGACGCCACGAGCTTCTTCCAGATCCCGACCGGTCGGGTGGTCGAGGTGGGCACGCAGGTGACGGTGTAA